Part of the Acropora palmata chromosome 10, jaAcrPala1.3, whole genome shotgun sequence genome, GGGGTCTAATGGTTGAATTGCCAGAATTTTCCATCCATGAAAGtggtctccatcttggagttAGCTGCCAATAGTGAAAGCTCCTTAATTCCCCACAGCGCAATAACTTTTGCCCACAAACTCCCAGCAAGCAGCTGAGGAAACTTATGATATGAAACAAGATTATAACTTACTTTCAAAATCTAAGAATATGTCGATTTGACTCTCACTGGCTTCTTGTTCTTCTCTTGTCAGAAGTTTCAGGATATTCCCCATAACAGAATGTCCGTCATTAGCTAAAAATAACAGAAGAGAGATCATAAACAACTTCATGACACACTAACAAGATGTACTCCACCTCACAAtcttttgaagaatttttcaGGAGTCAGGCAGGTGAAATGGACATTAATAATTACACTTCTCACCCCTATTTTATTATTGCATGTGGGCTGAGTTTCGACCTAACTCAAgggttttctgttttctcttgggaacTCCAATTTCCTCATTTTCCCAATTTCCAAATACAGTAGACTTTTGCCAGCAAGTAGAATGACTAAGAGGGCCTCAAATTTATAATTCCTAGACTATTTCATGCTATTCTCTTTAAATAAAGAGTGCCACTTACCAGTACTGTAGTTAACAGAATTAACAGGAATCTTACCAATCAACACTGACTTTCAGCATAATAACATCAACAGTGAAACTGCAGCTATCAGGATCCTTAAcattaagaattttcttttcgttaaCTAGTTagtcaatgaaaaaaaaagtttaggCCCCTAATAGCCACAGTTTTAATTACCGAAACCTACTGGAATGGCTATAATAGGTATCAGTCACTGGGCTGTTAGTTTACATTAGTCAAGGTGTACTAGTCTGTAATGCATGTTTTCAcattcagttttgtttaaaGAACTTCCTTTCATTTAAATTACAACAATTTTGGTTTCAACATGTGTTTATTGAGCATGATTCACCCATTCAAAGACACACTCATATGCAAGACATGCACCACAAACTTCAAAAATATACCACACAATGTTGTCGGTGAGTGAAAGAGATTACTTTATGGAAAAAGGTACATCTTGTTAGATGCACATTTCGATTGGCTGGTAGGAAATATGAGCGAGTGTCaagaaaatctattttgaTCATGAAGTAAATAAACTgcattttccttatttttttgggaatattaaatataaaattgaatattaaaatataataattataatataaaattaaatctaatattaaatattaaatataaaatttatATAGAAACAATAGAGGACTTTATTCtgtgtttacatagcctcaTTTAAACACTCTGGGAGTTGGAAGAATTCTCGAAAGTTATCCAAATTTGAGACGCAGAAAGTTATACAGACCCTTGACTGCATCTCAGGTTCACATAACTGTCTCAAATTCTCCCAACTCCTCTCGTGTTTAGACGAGACTATGTAAACCCGGCAAAAGTCCTCTgttgtttaaaaatttcagGCTTAGACTTAACAAGACactttgagagaaaaaaagtttcacaCACATCTAAATTCTTACAACTGGACATATTAAATGGTgcaacaaacaagtgagtTTTCCGACATGTATCAACAtatgaacaaaaataataattattgttgaagCATTTTCCATGTTGTTATATGTACTGAGATTTTCTTATTCCTGTGGTGTTCAGTAGaggaatttattttgaaagtaGGGCGAtaaaaagcacaaaaataatctaaaatttttatcttaatgaaatatttttgctttttggttATACATCTCATCTCATTCATAAGTGACCTCTACAAAGATCTCTAAGCATACAACACTTCTTTGCAGAATCACAAAATACTGCTATAATTTCTACAGCTCCCCCTATTGATATGGAACTAAACAGACCTAGGTCCACATGGAAGCATTTGATTAATATAGAACAATTACCAAGACAATAATGATTCTTTGTTATTATAGTAAACTAAGCACCAATAGCTTTCAGCGAAGTATAAATCTAGTCaactaaaaatcaaattaaaactTTTTGAACAAAGACAACCAGAGCATTGGAAGAAAAACCTCGAAGAATTCAAAAAGTTATTCATGTCATGGCATGTGACATTGTAACGGCCAACTTTTCTTCACAAGTTTTAAACTACTCTGATAGTCTTGACTAAATGATGAAACCTTCATTTCCTATTGCCTTTAATGGCAAAAACTCCGGGATCCATTACTTATTTCTCAAGATATTGGACTTGAACCATAAGAGCGTTAACTTGTTTACAGTTATTTATAGCATAGTTTATCGAGCGAAGATTGCAGCGAAagaaaatgcccttttatgcCGATAAACAATAGGGAGAGCATTTGAACACTGTCAGAAAAAACGATCTAGGATTAATAATAAATGGAGGGCCCTGCCTCTATTTATGAAAGCATATGGGCagagaattgaaaatgaaactacGACAAATTTTACAGCGCAGCTGTCTACGTTTCTGAAGAATATTACAAGCTGAAGCTACTTAGCCACATTTTCAAGAGCTCTATTAGTACTTTCGTAAATTTGGATCTGTTTTGGAACAAGTAGTGGATGTACGATCcgaagaaaaatgaagtacTAGAGCTaaacaaatgttttttgaCGATGATGATACCGCAGGCGTGGATAGAGCAATTCGATGTTTGGAAAGATCGATCGACTTCGGGTCTGTGATAATTGAGTTTACTGGAAGCCGAAACAAGCTTTGCCCCTCGAAGTAAATTACTTTATTAAAGtcgatttttttcacttcgaCTCGATGCAAAAGCGATATTTCTAGTTTCAATCAATAAACAAACTGGTAAAAGTCCGTTTGAAATACATTCAGCGAAACAGACTTAAATTTTTAGTTTGAAATGCAAGCAAGCATTTCCACCAGGGAAGTACTAGTCGCTGCGATAATTCGGAGAGCATGAAGCGATCGCGACTCTTCTAAACATGgcacaaacaaaatgaaagacagTGCAACGATCTTCGCTCTTCGTGCGCTTCAAGAAAGATTCACTCTTCAGATACACTCACCTTTCTCACACACCGGAAAGGGAAACCTACAATCCAAACAAGCGTCGCCCTGATCCCCTAGCTGTGGAATAACCACCTCTGTAACCGTTTGAGGCCAGCGGAGCGTCAATTTTTCGAACTAGAACGCTGTTTACAGACCAAAATTTTGACACCAATTCGTGAGCTCAATCCCTCTTCCTTGTTGTGGATACTCCAGGGGCTGGGTAAAAGATGGCGCCTTTTCCACTTTCCACGCCCGCCTAGTCCATAATAGTCTGCGCGTCCAGGAAGATTGGAACCAAATCAAAACATGGCGGCTATTTTGGCAAGGTTTCCTGTTTATCTCGCAGCCTTGAGGAAGTCCACAGCTTGTATGATGAGTACGGTTTCCTCAAAAACAGAAGTAAACGGAGTTCAAATCCACCACGAGGTTGCTGGGCGGGGAAACAGGGTTGTTTTGTGTATGCCAGGCGCTCTCGGATCAACCCAAAGTGACTTCGCTCCGCAACTGCACGGCCTCAGTGATGTGTTTACAGTCATCGCCTTTGATCCTCGTGGCTACGGAAAATCAATTCCTCCCAAACGGGATTTCCCAGATGACTTTTTTGAAAGAGATGCTGTGGATGCAGCTGGTTTAATGAATGTTCTCGGTAAATAGCCTTGGTCAAACACTTGCAAGCCAGATTAAAACAGACCAcatgatttgattttttaattaaaaacatgtaaaatgaTGCCTTGGGTTCAGGGGTGGGGgttcaaatgtttatttgaaaactttgaatttttaaagGTTCTAATTATATTGGTttctccaaaaagaaaaaaaaaagaattcaaagACCCACTTTCAATTCTTTTAACCAGAGAGGGACCTATTTTACAAGATGCAACTAAACAGCTGAAATGTTGATAACCCAGAACAACTTGAGCTAGTCCCAGTTATTCAAAAGGTGATCAAGAACTAAATACCTTTCCCTTCCATGAGAGTTTATCAGGAAGCTACTCCTAATGCCAAGGGTTTTTCTGATATGATTACTCAGAGAGGGAAATTATAATAAGTACCTCGCAAAAATTAGaggttaaaacaaaacaagcaatttAATGCAAAAAAGATTTACTTCTTAAATGCAGATCTTCCTTCTCATTATAAATTCAATATAATATGGCTTCTCAGATATTGATTCAAATAGACTTGTATGGTTGTAGAGTGTCACATGACACCTTTGGGAAAACTTCCAAGTTTCAAATGAGTGCTGTTTCATGctcttgggagtgaaagggtttaTAGAGGGGCCATAATCAAGGTTTGAATTTTGTTGGTCTGAAATGCTCAAACTATTGAATTATTTAACCTTGAAAGAAAGTAAAGGTCTGGTTGAAAACCCAAAAAGTAAAATCTTGTGAAAGTCTTCATGGGTTTGTTGGTGAATGGGTTCAGAAGGTTCTAATAATCCTGGATTCATTTGGTTAGGACTTAAGCACAAATTATTGGGATCTGGTGTTACATGTCACATTAAAACTCAGGATCATAAAATTTCATGTCTGGCACTTTTACAACTCAACAAGACTGTGTCTGACCTATATATTTTGCTATTCAGAAACTTTGTGAAAAATCTTCTGttggtcatttttttaatttcattacaCAGGGCATTCTAAGTATTCTCTTTTGGGATGGAGTGATGGCGGTATAACAGCTTTGATACTAGCGGCTAAATATCCTCAATGCATTAACGGTATGGTGGTGTGGGGAGCAAATGCCACTGTTACAAAAGAGGACATAGAACTGTATGAGAAAATACGAGACACATCAAAATGGAACCCTAAAATGAGAGAGCCATTAGAGGGTATGTAAATCAACAGAGAAGAGTTTGCTTATCAATGTCCACTAAAATTTACATCTCCCTTTAAATAATTCTTTACTCTATCAGTTCTCTGGTGTTTTCTAGGAAACAAGTCTAATCAGATCTAATAAATTTATGCAAGAAATCAAATTGTTCATGTTTGGTGAAAAGTAAAATCCGTACTCACTAGAGAACTAGTTTTGGGAGGAGAATTGAGAGCTGACAAACTCCACTCACATCTGAGACAGATGTCAGTGAAGTGATAGCTTGGAAATATTGGTGGACGTCAAGTGCTCCTGCTTTTAATTAATATGATAATATTATAgtcatttaacaataaaattttgcgATAATATGTTATAAAACATGGCACGACGTTTCAACGTTTCCagaacgtcattatcaagtgagaGTAAGTAATGAAATCGAGTACATATATAgcgaaaaaatgaataaattaaaagaagcattaaaagttaaacaaagagCTTGGCCCTAATGGAGTCGCTCTGGGTGTTTAAATTGGGTCGTATTGTTCTTATGTACaacatttcataaacaagaCAATCCCATTTCGTGCTACATTTTTTAAGCGTTCTAAACTGGCTCTCATTGAGTAAGTCAATGTTCCCATGGGCATCTCTCAGGTGGCGACCAATGGCAGAATATCGATGATCAGCAACGCATTGAAACAAATGGCGCGTCATATATCCGACGTAATTTGAATCACACAAATCACATTTAAAACAATAGACAACGCTATGCTGATTTATGATGCGAGGCTTGATTTCTTTAAGCTTTAGGTCCTGCTCAAGTTTCTTACTGGTGTAGATTGGTTGCACATCAATGCCAATTTTTGAACTGAGATCGCGCATTTGTCTTTTGACTATGTTCGCTGAGACTTGATCTTTGAACGGAATCTTTGAACGGAATTTTCGCTATATATGTACTCGATTTCATTACTTACtctcacttgataatgacgttctggaaacgtcgaaacgtcgtgccatgttttataacatattatcgcaaaattttattgttaaatgttttACGAAATCTTTACTTATTCGAATATTATAGTCATCTGCTGAAAAgctcttgttttttgttagcGTTGTACGGCAAGGAAGGTCTCCAAGAAATGCATAGTGGGTGGATTGATGGTATCAGCAAATATTATACTGACAGGGGAGGAGACATTTGCAAGAAGGAAGTCAAAAGTATTACTTGTCCCACCCTGGTTGTGCATGGACAGAAGGATCCTCTGGTTCCACAGTTTCATCCGGAGTATTTACACGAGAATATTCCAGGATGCAAACTTCACGTCATGCCGGAAGGAAAACACAATCTTCACCTTCGCTATGCTGATGAGTTTAACTCACTTGTAAAGAGCTTTTTGAATGGCAAATTGTGATTTGTTAACACAGCTAAAAACGGTCGCGTTAACATTAACCATGTCTGGTTCAAAACCTCTGAGAAGGAGTCTAAAGACTTAAGTGCTACCATGGCAGGTATTGTTACCAGTATGTTGTAGAGAATAACTCTGAAACTGTCTTGATGGTTCATTTTTAGggagttttttgttgtttttaatgtCTAAATTTGCTCCCAAAGAGCTGACTGTCTAAACCTTAGCTTGAAAATCATCCCACACTATAATGAacatccaggtgatctggtgacgtaattcggaggactgggatgaaaaattttaacaccgaatcccacaaccgcgcgcggccttattttctaattcaacatggcagaggcgaggttagagctcatCGGGTccacttgaatgttcattcggtaacaggaaatgtggtagacacggaatgatctgttgagttttggcgatggaaatgctgcagggagtttggaaacaacacctaaggccgcgcgtggttgtgggatacggccttaaaatttttcatcccagtccttcAAATTACGTCATCAGATCACCTGGATGTATCTACTTCTTTGGTTCAACCAAATTTCCATACATCGCTCATTCATCAATGCAGTAGGTActacataaataataattattattgaatcaGGCCATGTCTGCAGTTTGAAAATTTAgaatcaaacaaattgatagGGATTAAGAGAAGATAACAGAGCTCATATCTTTGAATAACGAGGCCTAATGTTCAAAATTAGATCCTCTTAATCATTGTATGGTGGTAGTTTGATCCTCATCAACTCAAACTTTCGTGTTCACTTCCCCACAGCCATGCCACCACAGTTTCAATGGTATCTTATGACAAAGAATCTATTATCTTAAAAGACGATAAATCTTGTGGAATGTTTCCTGTTGCAACAAGGAACCATTGTATGGtggtttcttttaaaatgtgGTGGGAGGAAATAAACAACATCATTTCCACAGACGTGAAATTTTATTGCCaaacaaaataactgaaaGGCCAAAGGCCATGCTAACATCTTTATGGAACATTTATGTAAAAAATAGATTCATATGATCAGCTCTTTAAAATTGTTGTATGAACATAATTGTATTTACaactttttcattaaaatggaAGGTGCATTTTCATGAGTTCACAAATGGACAAACCTGAGAAAAAATGGACAAACTTGAGAAAAAATGGTAggaaatgataataataattattattgttataagttgcatttttctttgtcaacaGAAATGTTTACATTTAGGTAAACTTTAAAATTCTCTGAAATCTCTAGTCTTTGGCCAGATCCCTTTGACTAGTTTTTCGTCCCTGTAAATTGCCCACATGAAGCTTTAAGATGGTCTGGCCAATAATGACTATTTATAATAGCCTGTTTAAAatgtttcaatattttaacACTTTCCTAGCTTTTGCCTATATACTTAGAGTCTTTGAGTTGAGTAACTATCCACGGAGTTCATCAGCTGACAAGGGGTTGTGAGATGGGAGAGACTATTAGAGGGTATTAAGTGGATATTGGAAAATATGGCACTGCGTTTACACCCTATTAGtgtattttataaaatttccAGTGCTATGTGGCCAACTCATCACCTGTTCATTGTGTGATGGAATCTACAGTTTATGGTTTTTATCCAAGAATATTTGAAACTATGACTATTCACTGAGGAAATTAGAGGGGAGTGACTTTTTCCTCCAGAATTTCCTCTCCTGGCCTCCCACATAGTTGACTGATGTGCCATcaaaatgagccaatcatattAGCATAATATACTTAAATTCACTTTTATGGAAGGGTTTATGAAGTGTCAATGTGTTTTGAGAGGCAGACTTACCTATTAGATTCCAAACCACTGCTTCAgagtttttccaaaaaatcCATAGTTCTTCcctgttggaaaaaaatttaaaagtgattttaatgtttttcagAGTATTCTTGATCCTGACtgaatttgaattgaaaataatcaaaagAACTAAAATTACAACTTCAAgctgattttcaaatgttccATTTAGTTTCCAATGTTCTTTTTCGACTAGTGGATTTCTCCGGAAGCATTTGTATTTCAGTGAACTCTCCTCATAGCGCTATTGCCAGTTCCGGTTAATACAAGGAAACCAATTCCTAATCGTGTTGGTGACATATTTGAAAGCTAGCAGAAATCAGGATTATGTGATTCCAAAAAATGTCCATACCCCACTCCCTAATGGAACTTTATTGGAAATTACCCCAGGGTGGTGAGAGCCAGAAATTTCCTTGGGGAAGGCTGGCGCGGATCTAGAGAAATTGGTGACCGTTTTTCGATGAAAGAAGCGGCGAAGGCGCGGCCTTTTAGTGAAGGGGGTCCGGGGACATCCAACCCGGGAAAAAGGATTTGGATTTTAATTCTCCTAAGTGCCATTCCCTGGGCTTTCGTGTTTTTCTGACAGGATATTGACCAGGTTTCAAGATTAaggtttggaaaatttacttctatttttaaatagttatccatttttcaaaagtctgACCGTTTTACGTAAAACGGTGGAAACCGGTTTGGATCCGCGTCTGGAAGACGAGCTCATGCCCATTACTTTGAGAATGTAATATTGCCCACACATATCTTCCCTGTGACGCCTAGTTTTAAAGAATGTCACCGTTTCCAATTTGACTTTTTACCACACCCTGTTCTATTCttttttagtataaatttactcgtagtctatcgtgaatccgtgaatctgattggctacattactcgtagactatctgctgatagtctacagttgtgaatagccaatgaaaatcggctattttgaacacgtgatgcttgtttcacacctcagtgcacatcacgcgcagtgtttgaaacctttgaattgccgatgtaaacacaataaaccactttttcctaaacgttactttacatttttatgcaatgagactacgagtaaatttatactaaaacaattagactactcgccctcgttttctacgagcgatagtcaacgaggctcagccgagttgactatctgctcgtagaaaactcgggttcgtagtctaattgttaattagtaaaacccaactagtggtctattaccaatgctgcgttttgattggttgagctactacgaggctatttgttatagcccaccagtagcgaaaagcgcccgccatatttgtaatgttctGCTGgcaaaaaaaggattaaagtctagctttaattagcgcaagatgttttgtctcgataatTTTTTGACCAGCTAGTTGGATTTGactataacaattattcctctcgccctcatggcctctgcgtcaatagcccattcggccttcggcctcatgggctgttgactcagagcccattcgtgctcgaggaataattgttaaatactcTATGATGGATTTTTACCGGTCCTGGCCCTTCGAGGCACATTGTAGCCAAAGCTATAGGTTCCCATGGTGCTTTCATCTGTGGGCACAGGTCGATTGTTCAAACAACGAACTGCAAAATAAGAGAAGTAAAAAAGTTATAGCCTTACTTGGTTACCttttaatcattttaaaatgtttctatTACTTGTCTTTCCTAAATGataagcgtttttttttctaaacaaaTAGGCAAGAGATCTGAAAATGGTAAGCAATAAACGGGTAGATGTTGGGCTTTTTTTCAAGCTGTCAATGCACTAGGATAAGAAACTGATCCAATAGTTTTATGCCCAGGCGTGCTCAAGGTCCGGCTTGGTAAATCATTGTCTTAAATTAAATCCTTACCTTTTGAAGTCTGGTTTATGGGGTAAGATTCAATGGGGCTAATTGCTGGTATTGGTCTAGTGTTCAAGTAAGCAGAAGCTGAAAGAATAAAAGAGGAATTAGCTAAAGGTATTAGTGAAAATGACGTTGTGGTCAAAAAGATCATGACGTTGACAACGAATCCCAAATGAATCAAATACGTTGCTAATCatgtaataaagaaaaaaagataacctGAGTTCAAATGACTGGGACAAGAATTGTCAATCTCCGTTACGCGGACTGCGTCTCTGTCATCGTGCAATTTTCCGACACCATCatcattttttgcaaaaccaTTTGAGGTCATGGATTCAGGAGCAGAGTTCAACTCTGCTACAGTGTAAGTGTAGGCTGAAAGAGCAGAGTAACacacttgaaaataacataatcagacaaaattgttgttgtgaATGTACAAACTTAACGGGCcttattactttgtttttaaaatggacTGAAAAATATCTTGATATCCAAACATGGAACATATGAATTCTGGGGAATTGCGTggatttttatctttctcaATCCTAGCTTTGGGAAATGGCGATAATTTCGTATTTACATCTTCAGTTTTTGTGCGGATTTTTTATCGATAGCATGACATctaaactttaatttttcagtccGTGGTAAATTGCTGCGACCAACTTTACTGGCGATAGACCAACCAGAATGTAAAGGAAGTAAATCATACATGAGCGTTCTCTTCTCTCCTCTTATTGGACGAGAATAAGGCACCATAacgaatttgaaccaatcactaACCGCAGAAGTGTAAAACTAAAGCAACGAGTCCGGCCTATGCGACGAAAAGAACCGAAAATCCTCGGGAGATTCATTTTCCCTCATCGCTTGCTTTCTACCTTATCTTATCGAGTTTGAGAACTTGGATTC contains:
- the LOC141894221 gene encoding valacyclovir hydrolase-like encodes the protein MAAILARFPVYLAALRKSTACMMSTVSSKTEVNGVQIHHEVAGRGNRVVLCMPGALGSTQSDFAPQLHGLSDVFTVIAFDPRGYGKSIPPKRDFPDDFFERDAVDAAGLMNVLGHSKYSLLGWSDGGITALILAAKYPQCINGMVVWGANATVTKEDIELYEKIRDTSKWNPKMREPLEALYGKEGLQEMHSGWIDGISKYYTDRGGDICKKEVKSITCPTLVVHGQKDPLVPQFHPEYLHENIPGCKLHVMPEGKHNLHLRYADEFNSLVKSFLNGKL